In Triticum urartu cultivar G1812 chromosome 6, Tu2.1, whole genome shotgun sequence, the following proteins share a genomic window:
- the LOC125516563 gene encoding BTB/POZ and MATH domain-containing protein 2-like, translated as MENVTASTNRLSSVTGAHLFKIAGHSLIKGTDLYIMSKTFRVGGQDWAIQYYPYGQKEKDDGNKEAGNKTAGSGEHTSVFLYLKNATQGDVRANFWFSLQDPASPEKGEKNRRGGETRDFKSGAQSWGYIKYVRKADLAASGCIKDDCLVIKCTVEVITSERFDDHGEDEVVAVPPSELIQNIGRLLDNGLKADMTVKIGLFKRFKVHGCILAAQSPVFRAQLCGSMLESRRSSIRIKDMDASVFEVLLHYMYKDSLPPFMEETTEEATNMAQHLLVTADRYAIERLKLLCANKLSKTLDVNTVGFTLDFAERNNCQQLKDCCVKYMVRNRDRFREIMKTKGFMQLTQNYGSLGSEIIDKAFAN; from the coding sequence ATGGAAAACGTGACTGCCTCGACGAACCGCTTGTCGTCCGTCACCGGTGCGCACCTGTTCAAGATCGCCGGGCACTCCCTGATCAAAGGCACCGACCTGTACATAATGTCCAAGACCTTCCGCGTCGGCGGTCAGGACTGGGCTATCCAATATTACCCCTACGGCCAGAAGGAGAAGGACGACGGCAATAAGGAAGCTGGCAATAAGACAGCCGGCAGCGGAGAGCATACGTCGGTTTTTCTCTACCTGAAGAACGCCACCCAGGGCGATGTCAGAGCCAACTTCTGGTTCTCCCTCCAAGACCCTGCGTCCCCGGAGAAGGGGGAGAAGAACAGAAGAGGCGGCGAGACACGCGACTTCAAGTCCGGAGCACAGTCATGGGGTTACATCAAGTACGTACGCAAGGCCGATCTGGCTGCATCGGGATGCATCAAAGATGACTGCCTAGTGATCAAGTGCACCGTCGAGGTCATTACCTCCGAGCGCTTCGACGACCACGGAGAAGATGAAGTCGTGGCCGTGCCGCCCTCCGAACTGATCCAGAATATCGGCAGACTTCTTGACAACGGCCTCAAAGCGGACATGACCGTCAAGATAGGCTTGTTTAAAAGGTTCAAGGTGCACGGTTGCATCCTCGCTGCGCAGTCGCCAGTCTTCCGTGCGCAGCTGTGCGGCTCCATGCTGGAGAGCAGGAGAAGTAGCATCCGCATCAAGGACATGGACGCTAGTGTTTTCGAGGTCCTGCTGCACTACATGTACAAGGACTCCCTGCCTCCATTCATGGAGGAGACCACCGAAGAGGCTACAAACATGGCACAACATTTGCTTGTCACAGCCGATCGGTATGCCATCGAAAGATTGAAGCTGCTTTGCGCGAACAAGCTGAGCAAGACGCTTGATGTCAACACCGTGGGTTTTACTCTGGATTTTGCTGAGAGAAACAACTGCCAGCAACTCAAGGATTGCTGCGTCAAGTACATGGTACGGAACCGTGATAGGTTTAGAGAAATCATGAAGACCAAAGGGTTCATGCAGTTAACCCAGAATTACGGAAGCCTTGGATCTGAAATTATTGACAAAGCTTTTGCTAATTAA